From Camelina sativa cultivar DH55 chromosome 20, Cs, whole genome shotgun sequence, the proteins below share one genomic window:
- the LOC104770329 gene encoding ARF guanine-nucleotide exchange factor GNL2, whose translation MVTCDMERVAVKAKRKELGISCMLNTEVGAVLAVIRRPLAESYLSPQETDHCDSSVQHSLKSLRALIFNPQQEWRTIDPSVYLSPFLEVIQSDEIPASATAVALSSILKILKIEIFDEKTPGAKDAMNSIVSGITSCRLEKTDLVSEDAVMMRILQVLIGIMKHPSSDLLEDQAVCTIVNTCFQVVQQSSGRGDLLQRNGRYAMHELIQIIFSRLPDFDVRGDEGGEDTESDTDEIDMSGGYGIRCCIDIFHFLCSLLNVVEVVENSEGTNVHTADEDVQIFALVLINSAIELSGDAIGQHPKLLRMVQDDLFHHLIHYGASSSPLVLSMISSCILNIYHFLRKFMRLQLEAFFSFVLLKVTALTGFLQLQEVALEGLINFCRQPAFIVEAYVNYDCDPMCRNIFEETGKVLCRHTFPTSGPLTSLQIQAFEGLVILIHNIADNMDKEEDEGDEENDQSNVIKPSPVEIHEYIPFWIEKPKEDFETWVDHIRVRKAQKRKLAIAANHFNRDEKKGLEYLKYNFLVSDPPDPTALASFFRFTPGLDKTMIGDYLGDPEEFHLSVLRSFTHTFEFTGMNLDTALRTFLESFRLPGESQKIERMIEAFSERFYKQQSSDIFASKDTVHILCYSLIMLNTDQHNPQVRKKMTEDEFIRNNRAINAGNDLPREYLSELFQSIATNAFALSTHSGPVEMNPNRWIELMNRTKTTQPFSMCQFDRRIGRDMFATIAGPSIAAVSAFFEHSDDDEVLHECVDAMISIARVAQYGLEDILDELIASFCKFTTLLNPYTTPEETLFAFSHDMKPRMATLAVFTLANNFGDSIRGGWRNIVDCLLKLRKLQLLPQSVIEFETTDEETLNNGGSEQDMNINSNQDTKFNRRQGSSLMGRFSHFLALDSVEESVALGMSEFEQNLKVIKQCRIGQIFSKSSVLPDVAVLNLGRSLIYAAAGKGQKFSTAIEEEETVKFCWDLIIAVALSNIHRFNMFWPSYHEYLLNVANFPLFSPIPFVEKGIPGMFKVCIKILASNLQDHLPEELIFRSLTIMMKIDKEIIETCYDSITEFVSNIITNYSSNLQTNIGWKSVLQLLSLCGRHPETKDQAVDALISLMSVNATHLSQASYAYCIDCAFSFVALRNSSVEKNLRILDLMAESVTMLIKWYKTASTDTANSYSPASNTSSSSSMDENSLRGVNFVHHLFLKLSEAFRKTTLARREEIRNKAVTSLEKSFNMGHEDLGFTPSGCIYCIDHVIFPTIDDLHEKLLDYSRRENAEREMRSMEGTLKIAMKMLMNVYLVYLEQIVESAEFRTFWLGVLRRMDTCMKADLGEYGDNKLQEVVPELLTTMIGTMKEKEILVKKEDDDLWEITYIQIQWIAPSLKDELFPDEEI comes from the exons ATGGTAACATGCGATATGGAAAGAGTTGCGGTGAAAGCAAAGCGAAAAGAGCTAGGCATATCATGCATGCTCAACACGGAGGTTGGTGCAGTTCTTGCGGTCATTCGTAGACCCCTTGCTGAAAGTTACCTTTCTCCCCAAGAAACAGACCATTGTGATTCATCTGTCCAACACTCCTTAAAATCTCTTAGAGCCCTTATCTTTAATCCTCAGCAGGAATGGCGCACCATCGATCCTTCGGTTTATTTATCTCCTTTCCTTGAAGTTATTCAAAGCGATGAGATCCCGGCTAGTGCCACAGCCGTTGCCCTTTCGTCCATCTTAAAGATCCTTAAAATCGAGATTTTTGATGAGAAAACACCTGGTGCTAAAGATGCTATGAACTCAATTGTTTCGGGGATTACTAGTTGTCGTTTGGAGAAAACAGATTTGGTTTCTGAAGATGCCGTGATGATGAGGATTCTTCAAGTTTTAATAGGAATCATGAAGCATCCATCATCC GATTTATTAGAAGATCAAGCGGTTTGCACAATCGTCAATACATGTTTCCAAGTGGTACAACAATCTTCCGGGAGAGGAGATTTGTTGCAACGAAATGGAAGATACGCAATGCACGAGCTGATTCAAATCATCTTCTCTAGATTACCTGATTTTGATGTCAGGGGAGATGAAGGTGGTGAGGATACAGAATCTGATACTGACGAAATCGACATGAGTGGCGGATATGGAATTAGATGTTGCATCGACATTTTCCATTTCTTATGTTCTTTGCTCAATGTAGTTGAGGTTGTTGAGAACTCTGAAGGGACAAATGTTCACACTGCCGACGAAGATGTCCAGATTTTTGCTTTAGTTTTAATCAATAGCGCGATTGAGTTAAGCGGTGATGCTATCGGGCAACATCCAAAGCTTCTTAGGATGGTTCAAGATGATCTGTTTCACCACTTGATCCATTATGGAGCTTCTTCAAGCCCTCTCGTGCTATCTATGATCTCTAGTTGTATACTCAATATCTATCACTTCCTTCGCAA GTTCATGAGGCTACAACTTGAAGCTTTCTTCTCCTTCGTGTTGTTGAAAGTTACAGCTCTCACAGGCTTCCTTCAGTTACAAGAAGTTGCTCTTGAAGGGCTAATCAACTTTTGTCGACAACCGGCTTTCATAGTTGAAGCTTATGTTAACTACGATTGTGATCCGATGTGTCGTAATATTTTCGAAGAGACAGGAAAAGTTCTGTGCAGGCACACCTTCCCTACCTCTGGTCCTTTAACCTCTCTACAAATCCAAGCCTTTGAAGGTCTTGTGATCTTGATTCACAACATTGCTGACAATatggataaagaagaagatgaaggtgaTGAAGAAAATGATCAATCCAATGTTATAAAGCCAAGCCCTGTTGAGATTCATGAGTACATACCATTTTGGATAGAAAAGCCAAAAGAAGATTTTGAGACATGGGTAGATCATATAAGAGTGAGGAAAGCGCAGAAGAGGAAGCTAGCTATCGCAGCAAATCATTTCAACAGAGATGAGAAAAAGGGTTTGGAGTATTTGAAGTATAACTTCTTAGTCTCAGATCCTCCTGATCCAACGGCTTTAGCTTCATTTTTCAGATTTACACCTGGTTTGGATAAGACTATGATTGGAGATTATCTTGGAGATCCTGAAGAGTTTCATCTTAGTGTTCTAAGAAGCTTTACACATACATTTGAGTTCACGGGTATGAATCTTGATACCGCGTTGAGGACGTTTCTTGAGTCGTTTCGGTTACCGGGAGAGTCGCAAAAGATTGAACGTATGATTGAAGCTTTCTCTGAGAGATTCTACAAACAACAATCATCTGATATTTTTGCAAGCAAAGATACTGTTCATATTTTGTGTTACTCGCTTATAATGCTCAACACAGATCAACATAATCCTCAAGTTAGGAAGAAAATGACAGAAGATGAGTTTATACGCAATAACCGAGCGATTAACGCGGGAAATGACCTTCCAAGAGAATATCTCTCTGAGCTTTTTCAATCCATAGCAACCAACGCATTTGCTCTATCGACTCATTCAGGTCCAGTGGAAATGAATCCAAACAGATGGATTGAGTTAATGAACAGAACAAAGACGACACAACCCTTTAGTATGTGCCAGTTCGATCGAAGAATAGGAAGAGATATGTTTGCAACCATTGCAGGTCCATCAATAGCAGCTGTTTCTGCATTCTTTGAGCattcagatgatgatgaagtgcTTCATGAATGTGTTGATGCTATGATCTCTATAGCTAGAGTTGCTCAATATGGCCTTGAAGACATTCTTGATGAGCTTATCGCTTCCTTTTGTAAATTCACAACGTTGTTAAACCCTTACACCACACCAGAAGAAACTCTGTTCGCATTTAGTCATGATATGAAACCGAGAATGGCTACTCTAGCAGTTTTCACACTCGCTAACAACTTTGGTGATTCTATTAGAGGAGGGTGGAGGAACATTGTGGATTGTCTCTTAAAACTCAGAAAGCTTCAACTTCTTCCACAGTCTGTCATTGAGTTTGAGACAACTGATGAAGAGACCTTAAACAATGGTGGATCAGAACAAGACATGAACATTAATTCAAACCAAGACACAAAGTTTAACAGAAGACAAGGTTCTAGTCTTATGGGTCGGTTCTCACACTTCTTGGCATTAGACAGTGTGGAAGAATCTGTGGCTCTTGGAATGAGTGAGTTTGAACAAAATCTTAAAGTCATCAAACAATGCAGGATTGGTCAAATATTTAGCAAGAGCTCAGTGTTACCAGATGTTGCGGTCTTGAATCTAGGCCGTTCTTTAATCTACGCAGCTGCTGGAAAAGGACAAAAGTTTAGTACAGCGatagaggaagaagagacaGTCAAATTCTGTTGGGATTTGATCATAGCTGTTGCATTATCTAACATCCACCGGTTCAACATGTTTTGGCCAAGTTACCATGAATATCTACTCAATGTCGCAAATTTCCCGCTCTTTTCTCCCATTCCGTTTGTCGAAAAAGGGATTCCGGGTATGTTTAAGGTATGCATCAAGATTCTTGCTTCTAACCTTCAAGATCATCTACCAGAGGAGTtgatttttaggtccttaacgATAATGATGAAGATAGATAAAGAAATTATTGAAACATGTTACGATTCAATAACCGAGTTTGTTAGCAATATCATTACAAACTACTCTAGTAATCTGCAAACCAATATTGGGTGGAAAAGTGTTTTACAACTACTCTCTTTATGTGGAAGACATCCAGAGACTAAAGACCAAGCTGTAGATGCTCTCATTAGTTTAATGTCGGTTAACGCCACACATCTCTCACAGGCAAGTTACGCTTATTGCATCGATTGTGCCTTCAGTTTTGTTGCTCTAAGAAATAGTTCTGTTGAGAAGAACTTGAGAATATTGGATCTCATGGCAGAGTCGGTTACAATGCTGATAAAATGGTACAAAACCGCTTCCACCGATACTGCGAATAGCTACAGCCCGGCGAGCAACACAAGCAGTTCATCATCTATGGACGAAAACAGCTTAAGAGGGGTTAACTTTGTTCATCATCTTTTCCTAAAACTCTCTGAGGCTTTTCGAAAAACGACCCTTGCACGCCGAGAAGAGATAAGAAACAAAGCAGTGACGTCTCTTGAAAAAAGTTTCAACATGGGCCATGAAGATCTTGGATTTACGCCCTCGGGGTGTATATATTGCATCGACCATGTCATATTCCCAACAATTGATGACTTGCATGAGAAGCTTCTAGACTATTCAAGGCGGGAAAACGCGGAAAGAGAGATGAGAAGCATGGAAGGGACTTTGAAGATAGCGATGAAAATGCTCATGAACGTCTACTTGGTTTACTTGGAACAGATTGTAGAAAGTGCTGAGTTTAGAACCTTTTGGTTAGGAGTGTTGAGGAGAATGGATACGTGTATGAAGGCGGATTTGGGAGAGTATGGAGACAACAAACTTCAAGAGGTTGTGCCTGAACTCTTGACCACCATGATCGGTACcatgaaggagaaagagattctagtgaagaaggaagatgatgacCTATGGGAGATTACTTATATTCAAATCCAGTGGATTGCTCCATCACTCAAGGATGAGTTATTTCCCGATGAAGAGATTTAG